A window of the Streptomyces formicae genome harbors these coding sequences:
- a CDS encoding roadblock/LC7 domain-containing protein yields the protein MSQAAQNLNWLITNFVDNTPGVSHTVVVSADGLLLAMSEGFPRDRADQLAAVASGLTSLTAGASRIFEGGTVNQTVVEMERGFLFIMSVSDGSSLAVLSHPDCDIGLVGYEMALLVDRAGTVLTPDLRAELQGSLLH from the coding sequence ATGAGCCAGGCGGCGCAGAATCTGAACTGGTTGATCACCAACTTCGTGGACAACACCCCCGGGGTGTCCCACACCGTGGTGGTCTCCGCCGACGGACTCCTGCTGGCGATGTCCGAGGGGTTCCCGCGCGACCGCGCCGACCAGTTGGCGGCCGTCGCGTCCGGTCTGACCTCGCTGACCGCAGGTGCCTCACGCATCTTCGAAGGCGGCACGGTCAATCAGACCGTCGTGGAGATGGAGCGCGGCTTCCTCTTCATCATGTCCGTGTCGGACGGCTCCTCGCTGGCCGTGCTCTCGCACCCCGACTGCGACATCGGTCTGGTGGGGTACGAGATGGCCCTCCTGGTCGACCGCGCGGGCACGGTACTCACACCGGACCTGCGTGCAGAACTCCAGGGGAGTCTGCTGCACTAG
- the gltX gene encoding glutamate--tRNA ligase gives MANATNVRVRFCPSPTGNPHVGLVRTALFNWAFARHNQGTMVFRIEDTDAARDSEESYEQLLDSLRWLGLDWDEGPETGGPHAPYRQSQRMDIYQDVAEKLLAGGYAYHCYCTVTELDERREAARAAGRPSGYDGHCRDLTDEQKAVYQREGREAIVRFRMPDEPITFTDLVRGELTFTPDNVPDYGIVRASGAPLYTLVNPVDDALMEITHVLRGEDLLSSTPRQIALYKALIELGIAREIPAFGHLPYVMGEGNKKLSKRDPQASLNLYRERGFLPEGLLNYLSLLGWSFSADQDVFSIAEMIEKFDIADVNANPARFDLKKAEAINADHIRRLDVKTFAEACEPWLRAPHAPWAPEDFDQAAWEAIAPYAQTRLTVLSDITANVDFLFLPEPAEDEASWQKAMKEGSDALLRTAREKLADADWSSAESLKNAVLATGEEHGLKLGKAQAPVRVAVTGRTVGLPLFESLEILGRERTLQRIDAALTKLAAQA, from the coding sequence GTGGCTAACGCGACGAACGTCCGCGTACGTTTCTGTCCCTCGCCGACCGGCAACCCCCATGTGGGCCTGGTCCGCACCGCCCTGTTCAACTGGGCGTTCGCCCGGCACAACCAGGGCACCATGGTCTTCCGTATCGAGGACACCGACGCGGCCCGCGACTCCGAGGAGTCGTACGAGCAGCTGCTCGACTCGCTGCGCTGGCTCGGCCTCGACTGGGACGAGGGCCCCGAGACCGGCGGCCCGCACGCGCCGTACCGCCAGTCGCAGCGGATGGACATCTACCAGGACGTCGCCGAGAAGCTCCTCGCCGGCGGGTACGCGTACCACTGCTACTGCACCGTCACCGAGCTCGACGAGCGCCGCGAAGCCGCCCGCGCGGCCGGCCGGCCCTCCGGCTACGACGGCCACTGCCGCGACCTCACCGACGAGCAGAAGGCCGTCTACCAGCGCGAGGGCCGCGAGGCCATCGTCCGCTTCCGGATGCCCGACGAGCCGATCACCTTCACCGACCTGGTCCGCGGCGAGCTCACCTTCACCCCGGACAACGTGCCGGACTACGGCATCGTCCGCGCCAGCGGCGCCCCGCTCTACACGCTCGTCAACCCCGTCGACGACGCGCTGATGGAGATCACCCACGTGCTGCGCGGAGAGGATCTGCTCTCCTCCACCCCGCGCCAGATCGCGCTCTACAAAGCGCTGATCGAGCTCGGCATCGCCAGGGAGATCCCGGCCTTCGGGCACCTCCCGTACGTGATGGGTGAGGGCAACAAGAAGCTCTCCAAGCGCGACCCGCAGGCCTCGCTCAACCTCTACCGCGAGCGCGGCTTCCTGCCCGAGGGCCTGCTCAACTACCTGTCCCTGCTGGGCTGGTCCTTCTCGGCCGACCAGGATGTCTTCTCGATCGCCGAGATGATCGAGAAGTTCGACATCGCGGACGTCAACGCCAACCCGGCGCGCTTCGACCTCAAGAAGGCCGAGGCGATCAACGCGGACCACATCCGCCGGCTCGACGTGAAGACCTTCGCCGAGGCGTGCGAGCCGTGGCTGCGGGCCCCGCACGCCCCCTGGGCGCCCGAGGACTTCGACCAGGCCGCGTGGGAGGCGATCGCCCCGTACGCCCAGACCCGGCTGACCGTCCTTTCGGACATCACCGCCAACGTCGACTTCCTCTTCCTGCCCGAGCCGGCCGAGGACGAGGCGTCCTGGCAGAAGGCGATGAAGGAGGGCTCGGACGCGCTGCTGCGCACGGCCCGCGAGAAGCTGGCCGACGCCGACTGGTCGAGTGCCGAGTCGCTGAAGAACGCGGTGCTGGCCACCGGCGAGGAGCACGGCCTCAAGCTCGGCAAGGCCCAGGCGCCGGTCCGCGTCGCGGTCACGGGCCGCACGGTGGGCCTGCCGCTCTTCGAGTCCCTGGAGATCCTGGGCCGTGAGCGGACGCTCCAGCGGATCGACGCTGCGCTGACCAAGCTGGCGGCGCAGGCGTAG
- a CDS encoding roadblock/LC7 domain-containing protein gives MSQAAQNLNWLITNFVDNTPGVSHTVVVSADGLLLAMSEGFPRDRADQLAAVASGLTSLTAGASRIFEGGAVNQTVVEMERGFLFIMSVSDGSSLAVLSHPDCDIGLVGYEMALLVDRAGTVLTPDLRAELQGSLLH, from the coding sequence ATGAGCCAGGCGGCGCAGAATCTGAACTGGTTGATCACCAACTTCGTGGACAACACCCCCGGGGTGTCCCACACCGTGGTGGTCTCCGCCGACGGACTCCTGCTGGCGATGTCCGAGGGGTTCCCGCGCGACCGCGCCGACCAGTTGGCGGCCGTCGCGTCCGGTCTGACCTCGCTGACCGCAGGTGCCTCACGCATCTTCGAAGGCGGGGCCGTCAACCAGACCGTCGTGGAGATGGAGCGCGGCTTCCTCTTCATCATGTCCGTGTCGGACGGCTCCTCGCTGGCCGTGCTCTCGCACCCCGACTGCGACATCGGTCTGGTGGGGTACGAGATGGCCCTCCTGGTCGACCGCGCGGGCACGGTACTCACACCGGACCTGCGTGCAGAACTCCAGGGGAGTCTGCTGCACTAG
- a CDS encoding nitrate- and nitrite sensing domain-containing protein, whose protein sequence is MQGRFKRDGTGSPPARHGRGDAAAEHEPHGGTDRGSSPQHTQNQAQPPGSNGGDRGARSGAAPGGAAGTAAPRKPKGPTDTGSRIALRNWRISTRLVSLLTLPVVAATTLGGLRINESMSDMEQLEHMQLLTKMTREATALAEALQNERDHAAGPLAHGSAKTDFKVAQPRKVTDQRKAAFLDATSDIGDTTGDDALESIRSNVAQIAQQIHAITEIREKAYSKGGSPTQTITQYGRLIDSLLSLSQDMAQATSNPDMIKRTRALAAFSSAKEYASIQRAIIAAALPKNATGSITLTENDRQTGQDAAVNEGQEMESFNAIYASLGGNAEELVAPLETGNSEIEKADKYADRLLRNNGDLTGFERRSYLDWTDQADTKIQAMNTIEETLLGEMESRARELKQESQQDAIINGALILVVLGVSLVGAFVVARSMIRSLRRLQDTATKVAQDRLPELVKQLSESDPQDVDTHVESVGVHSRDEIGQVAAAFDDVHREAVRLAAEQALLRGNVNAMFTNLSRRSQGLIQRQLSLISELESREADPDQLSSLFKLDHLATRMRRNGENLLVLAGEEPGRRWTRPVPLVDVLRAAASEVEQYERIELAAVPATEVAGRVVNDLVHLLAELLENATSFSSPQTKVRVTGHALPDGRVLVEIHDTGIGLSPEDLAAINERLASPPTVDVSVSRRMGLFVVGRLSLRHGIRIQLRPSDSGGTTALVMLPVDVAHGGRKAPGNPGAGAQNGAPQGPAGPGGGRGPAGGSGGPGGSGGPGGGRPGLGGSPSGGPGGASAGRLGAGAQRGQVGAGSAPRAALPGRDGAPYQGGPQQDASRQAGAPAGAFGTGGRGRKGRQGAPAGDDRGHQLPASGGPRAELPGSGQQGPRSQRPETTSWGSEQPSVPQRSPMDAPRGHEDPESTGQYARPMGAAHDRQGPGSTAEFARPDFQGPRPGAQDPASTEQFVRPDYNAPRPAPAQQAYGQGAQRQRRDTADYGAPRPPAGSPPPQQQSEALPPASNPGDGRTPLYDTLETNWFHGAHGGQGGQGGQPGYGAGGQQPSAAPQQPGGRPAAAMPPRRPAGQPAQTGQTGQTGQYNASAPAWRTSPNDELVRQAERARKPSAGGITTSGLPKRVPRANLVPGTAQEQSHQSGPQVSRAPDDVRGRLTNLRRGIQQGRQAGSTGNTGSFNAGPTHRQER, encoded by the coding sequence GTGCAGGGACGTTTCAAGAGGGATGGCACGGGGTCTCCCCCGGCCCGCCATGGCCGAGGGGATGCTGCGGCGGAGCACGAGCCGCACGGCGGTACCGACCGCGGCTCCTCGCCCCAGCACACCCAGAACCAGGCCCAGCCCCCGGGCAGTAATGGCGGCGACCGCGGTGCGCGCTCCGGCGCGGCGCCGGGCGGTGCCGCCGGCACGGCGGCCCCGCGGAAGCCCAAGGGCCCCACCGACACGGGCTCGCGAATAGCCCTGCGCAACTGGCGCATCAGCACCCGTCTGGTCTCCCTGCTCACGCTCCCCGTGGTCGCCGCGACCACGCTGGGCGGGCTCCGTATCAACGAGTCGATGAGCGACATGGAGCAGCTGGAGCACATGCAGCTGCTCACGAAGATGACCAGAGAGGCGACCGCCCTCGCCGAGGCGCTCCAGAACGAGCGCGACCACGCGGCAGGCCCGCTGGCGCACGGCAGCGCCAAGACGGACTTCAAGGTCGCGCAGCCCCGCAAGGTGACCGACCAGCGCAAGGCTGCGTTCCTCGATGCCACCAGCGACATCGGTGACACCACGGGGGACGACGCGCTGGAGAGCATCCGCTCCAATGTCGCCCAGATCGCCCAGCAGATCCACGCCATCACCGAGATTCGGGAGAAGGCGTACAGCAAGGGCGGGTCGCCCACCCAGACGATCACGCAGTACGGCCGTCTGATCGACTCCCTGCTGAGCCTGTCCCAGGACATGGCCCAGGCGACCAGCAACCCGGACATGATCAAGCGGACCCGCGCGCTGGCCGCGTTCTCGTCCGCCAAGGAGTACGCGTCGATCCAGCGCGCCATCATCGCGGCCGCGCTGCCGAAGAACGCCACGGGCTCGATCACACTGACCGAGAACGACCGCCAGACCGGCCAGGACGCGGCGGTCAACGAGGGTCAGGAGATGGAGTCGTTCAACGCCATCTACGCCTCGCTCGGCGGCAACGCCGAGGAGCTCGTGGCTCCGCTGGAGACCGGCAACTCCGAGATCGAGAAGGCCGACAAGTACGCGGACCGGCTGCTGCGCAACAACGGCGACCTGACCGGCTTCGAGCGCCGCAGCTACCTGGACTGGACGGACCAGGCGGACACCAAGATCCAGGCGATGAACACCATCGAGGAGACCCTCCTCGGTGAGATGGAGAGCCGCGCCCGCGAGCTGAAGCAGGAGTCGCAGCAGGACGCCATCATCAACGGTGCGCTGATCCTGGTCGTGCTCGGCGTCTCGCTCGTCGGCGCCTTCGTCGTCGCCCGGTCCATGATCCGCTCGCTGCGCCGGCTCCAGGACACCGCGACCAAGGTCGCCCAGGACCGGCTGCCCGAGCTCGTCAAGCAGCTCTCCGAGTCCGACCCGCAGGACGTCGACACCCACGTCGAGTCCGTCGGTGTGCACTCCCGGGACGAGATCGGCCAGGTGGCCGCGGCCTTCGACGACGTGCACCGCGAGGCGGTCCGCCTCGCCGCCGAGCAGGCCCTGCTCCGTGGCAACGTCAACGCGATGTTCACCAACCTGTCGCGCCGTTCGCAGGGTCTCATCCAGCGTCAGCTGTCGCTCATCTCCGAGCTGGAGTCCCGCGAGGCCGACCCGGACCAGCTGTCCTCGCTCTTCAAGCTGGACCACCTCGCGACCCGTATGCGCCGGAACGGCGAGAACCTCCTCGTCCTCGCGGGCGAGGAGCCGGGCCGCCGCTGGACCCGGCCCGTTCCGCTCGTCGACGTGCTCCGTGCCGCCGCCTCCGAGGTGGAGCAGTACGAGCGCATCGAGCTGGCCGCCGTGCCGGCCACCGAGGTCGCCGGCCGCGTCGTCAACGACCTCGTGCACCTCCTCGCCGAGCTGCTGGAGAACGCGACGTCGTTCTCCTCGCCGCAGACCAAGGTCCGGGTGACCGGTCACGCGCTGCCGGACGGCCGCGTCCTCGTCGAGATCCACGACACCGGCATCGGCCTCTCCCCCGAGGACCTCGCCGCGATCAACGAGCGGCTGGCGTCGCCGCCCACCGTGGACGTCTCGGTCTCCCGCCGCATGGGTCTGTTCGTGGTCGGCCGTCTGTCCCTGAGGCACGGCATCCGGATCCAGCTCCGTCCGTCCGACTCCGGTGGTACGACCGCACTGGTCATGCTCCCCGTCGATGTCGCCCACGGCGGCAGGAAGGCTCCGGGCAATCCCGGTGCGGGCGCGCAGAACGGCGCCCCGCAGGGGCCCGCGGGTCCCGGTGGCGGACGCGGTCCGGCCGGCGGGTCCGGTGGCCCGGGCGGGTCCGGTGGCCCCGGTGGCGGCCGGCCCGGTCTGGGCGGAAGTCCGTCGGGTGGTCCCGGTGGCGCGTCCGCGGGACGGCTCGGCGCCGGTGCGCAGCGCGGCCAGGTCGGCGCGGGTTCGGCGCCGCGGGCGGCGCTCCCCGGGCGGGACGGCGCGCCGTACCAGGGCGGCCCCCAGCAGGACGCGTCGCGTCAGGCCGGGGCTCCGGCCGGTGCGTTCGGCACCGGCGGCCGCGGCCGCAAGGGCCGGCAGGGTGCGCCCGCCGGTGACGACCGCGGACATCAGCTGCCGGCCTCCGGCGGCCCGCGCGCCGAGCTGCCGGGCAGCGGCCAGCAGGGGCCGCGTTCGCAGCGCCCCGAGACCACCAGCTGGGGCAGCGAGCAGCCGTCCGTGCCGCAGCGCTCCCCGATGGACGCCCCGCGCGGCCACGAGGACCCCGAGTCCACCGGCCAGTACGCCCGCCCGATGGGTGCGGCGCACGACCGGCAGGGCCCCGGCTCCACCGCCGAGTTCGCCCGCCCGGACTTCCAGGGCCCCCGGCCCGGCGCCCAGGACCCGGCCTCGACGGAGCAGTTCGTGCGTCCCGACTACAACGCCCCGCGTCCGGCCCCCGCGCAGCAGGCCTACGGCCAGGGCGCCCAGCGTCAGCGCCGCGACACGGCCGACTACGGAGCACCGCGTCCCCCGGCCGGGAGTCCGCCCCCGCAGCAGCAGTCCGAGGCGCTGCCGCCGGCGAGCAACCCCGGTGACGGCCGTACGCCGCTGTACGACACGCTGGAGACCAACTGGTTCCACGGTGCGCACGGAGGCCAGGGCGGCCAGGGCGGTCAGCCCGGCTACGGCGCGGGGGGCCAGCAGCCCTCGGCGGCTCCGCAGCAGCCCGGCGGGCGTCCGGCCGCGGCCATGCCGCCGCGCCGCCCCGCGGGCCAGCCCGCTCAGACCGGCCAGACCGGCCAGACCGGCCAGTACAACGCGAGCGCGCCCGCCTGGCGCACCTCGCCCAACGATGAGCTGGTGCGCCAGGCCGAGCGGGCCCGCAAGCCCTCGGCCGGCGGGATCACCACGTCGGGTCTGCCCAAGCGGGTGCCGCGCGCCAACCTGGTGCCCGGTACCGCGCAGGAGCAGAGCCACCAGTCGGGTCCGCAGGTCTCCCGCGCTCCCGACGACGTCCGGGGCCGGCTGACCAACCTCCGCCGGGGTATCCAGCAAGGCCGCCAGGCGGGCAGCACCGGTAACACGGGCAGCTTCAACGCCGGCCCCACTCACCGTCAGGAGCGTTAG
- a CDS encoding GTP-binding protein, which produces MDFGSSSGGAGRSTTSAKIVVAGGFGVGKTTFVGAVSEINPLRTEAVMTSASAGIDDLTHTGDKTTTTVAMDFGRITLDQDLILYLFGTPGQDRFWFMWDDLVRGAIGAVVLVDTRRLADCFPAVDYFENSGLPFVVALNGFEGHQPYTPDEVREALQIGPGTPIITTDARHRADAKSALITLVEHALMARLK; this is translated from the coding sequence GTGGACTTCGGAAGCTCTAGCGGCGGAGCGGGACGCTCTACCACCAGTGCGAAGATCGTGGTGGCGGGCGGCTTCGGCGTGGGCAAGACCACGTTCGTCGGCGCCGTCTCGGAGATCAACCCGCTGCGTACCGAGGCCGTCATGACATCCGCATCCGCGGGCATCGACGACCTCACCCACACCGGAGACAAGACCACCACCACGGTCGCCATGGACTTCGGCCGCATCACCCTGGACCAGGACCTCATCCTGTACCTCTTCGGCACCCCCGGACAGGACCGCTTCTGGTTCATGTGGGACGACCTCGTCCGCGGCGCCATCGGCGCCGTCGTACTCGTCGACACCCGCCGACTCGCCGACTGCTTCCCCGCCGTCGACTACTTCGAAAACAGCGGACTGCCCTTCGTCGTCGCCCTCAACGGCTTCGAAGGACACCAGCCATACACCCCCGACGAAGTACGCGAAGCGCTCCAGATCGGCCCCGGCACCCCGATCATCACCACCGACGCCCGCCACCGCGCGGACGCCAAAAGCGCCCTCATCACCCTCGTCGAGCACGCCCTCATGGCCCGTCTCAAGTAG
- a CDS encoding HAD family hydrolase, translated as MVIRAILWDIDDTIFDYTGADREALRRMLDDEGLPHGYASVEQALLRWRELTDVHWARMAAGETDFQGQRRDRVRAFLDRKLSDAEADDWFARHVVHYEAAWSLFPDVLPVLDLLTGHFRHAVLSNSSIHNQDRKLRILGVRDRFEAVVCAVELGVSKPEAAAFVAACETLGLPPADVAYVGDHPDIDACGAAGAGLTGIWLDRGGRGGRPELIRITGLAELPGLLRPDTRFGAPSTFR; from the coding sequence ATGGTGATCCGGGCGATCCTCTGGGACATCGACGACACGATCTTCGACTACACCGGCGCGGACCGCGAAGCGCTGCGGCGGATGCTCGACGACGAAGGACTGCCGCACGGATACGCCTCCGTGGAGCAGGCGCTGCTGCGCTGGCGGGAGCTCACCGATGTGCACTGGGCGCGTATGGCCGCCGGGGAGACCGACTTCCAGGGGCAGCGCCGCGACAGGGTGCGGGCCTTCCTGGACCGGAAGCTGAGCGACGCGGAGGCGGACGACTGGTTCGCCCGCCATGTCGTGCACTACGAGGCCGCCTGGTCGCTCTTCCCCGATGTCCTGCCCGTGCTCGACCTGCTCACCGGGCACTTTCGCCACGCCGTCCTGTCGAACTCCTCGATCCACAACCAGGACCGCAAGCTGCGCATCCTCGGCGTGCGGGACCGTTTCGAGGCCGTGGTGTGCGCCGTGGAGCTCGGGGTCTCCAAGCCGGAGGCCGCCGCCTTCGTCGCCGCCTGCGAGACGCTCGGGTTGCCGCCCGCCGACGTCGCGTACGTCGGTGACCACCCGGACATCGACGCGTGCGGCGCGGCCGGGGCCGGGCTGACCGGCATCTGGCTGGACCGGGGCGGGCGGGGCGGCCGGCCGGAGCTGATCCGGATCACGGGGCTGGCGGAGCTTCCGGGCCTGCTCCGGCCCGATACCCGTTTTGGAGCGCCGTCCACCTTCAGGTAA
- a CDS encoding fumarylacetoacetate hydrolase family protein encodes MRIARFSIDGNVAFGAVEGDGTGDPAGLVLDIIKGIPYADFELSGTKVPLSKVRLLPPVLPNKVVAIGRNYAEHAAELGNEVPDVPVAFFKPTTSVIGSGDAIEYPSFSDELHHEAELAVVIGRLCREVPRERVKDVIFGYTCANDVTARDAQKREKQWARAKGFDTSCPLGPWVETDLDPGDLTIQCTVNGEQRQLGRTSDMIRSIEDLVVHITEAMTLLPGDVILTGTPAGVGPLNVGDEVAVTIEGIGTLTNKVIKRG; translated from the coding sequence GTGCGCATCGCCAGATTCTCCATCGACGGCAATGTCGCCTTCGGCGCTGTCGAGGGCGACGGGACCGGCGACCCCGCCGGCCTCGTCCTCGACATCATCAAGGGCATTCCCTACGCCGACTTCGAGCTCTCCGGTACCAAGGTCCCGCTGAGCAAGGTCCGGCTCCTGCCGCCCGTACTCCCCAACAAGGTCGTGGCCATCGGCCGCAACTACGCGGAGCACGCGGCAGAGCTCGGCAACGAGGTCCCGGACGTGCCCGTCGCCTTCTTCAAGCCCACCACCTCGGTGATCGGCTCCGGCGACGCCATCGAGTACCCGTCCTTCTCCGACGAGCTGCACCACGAGGCCGAGCTCGCCGTCGTCATCGGCCGGCTGTGCCGCGAAGTCCCGCGCGAGCGCGTCAAGGACGTCATCTTCGGCTACACCTGTGCCAACGACGTCACCGCGCGCGACGCCCAGAAGCGCGAGAAACAATGGGCCCGCGCCAAGGGCTTCGACACCTCGTGCCCGCTCGGCCCCTGGGTGGAGACCGACCTCGACCCCGGTGACCTCACCATCCAGTGCACGGTCAACGGCGAGCAGCGCCAGCTGGGTCGTACGAGCGACATGATCCGCTCCATCGAGGACCTGGTCGTCCACATCACCGAGGCCATGACACTGCTCCCCGGAGACGTCATCCTCACCGGCACCCCCGCCGGGGTCGGCCCCCTCAACGTCGGCGACGAGGTCGCCGTCACCATCGAAGGCATCGGCACTCTCACCAACAAGGTGATCAAGCGTGGCTAA
- a CDS encoding DUF742 domain-containing protein, which produces MTPPPASHDPYGVPVDTDYGHEGDQPLVRPYAMTGGRTRPRYQLAIEALVSTTADPAHLATLLPEHQRICHLCREVKSVAEVSALLSMPLGVARILVADLAEAGMVAIHQPGNGEAGGTPDVTLLERVLSGLRKL; this is translated from the coding sequence ATGACCCCGCCCCCCGCCTCTCACGATCCGTACGGTGTCCCGGTGGACACCGATTACGGTCATGAAGGCGACCAGCCGCTGGTGCGTCCTTATGCGATGACCGGCGGCCGGACCCGGCCGCGCTACCAGCTCGCCATCGAGGCTCTGGTGAGCACCACGGCCGACCCGGCGCACCTTGCGACACTTCTGCCCGAGCACCAGCGGATCTGCCACCTGTGCCGGGAGGTCAAGTCGGTCGCCGAGGTGTCGGCGCTGCTGTCCATGCCGCTCGGTGTGGCGCGGATCCTCGTGGCGGACCTGGCGGAGGCAGGCATGGTGGCGATCCACCAGCCGGGCAACGGAGAGGCCGGCGGCACGCCGGACGTGACACTGCTCGAAAGGGTGCTCAGTGGACTTCGGAAGCTCTAG